One region of Juglans microcarpa x Juglans regia isolate MS1-56 chromosome 7S, Jm3101_v1.0, whole genome shotgun sequence genomic DNA includes:
- the LOC121240686 gene encoding uncharacterized protein LOC121240686, translating to MGVVVIDGSTVRDFVNDETQFKKSVDDSFAALDLNKDGVLSRAELRKAFETIRLIEAHFGIDVATTPEQLTKLYDSIFEKFDCDGSGTVDLDEFRAEMKKIMLAIADGLGSSPIQMALEDDDNQSLLKKAADLEASKLSSS from the coding sequence ATGGGCGTGGTGGTGATTGACGGATCGACGGTGAGAGACTTCGTGAACGACGAGACCCAGTTCAAGAAGAGCGTGGACGACAGTTTCGCGGCTCTGGACCTTAACAAGGACGGCGTCCTCTCTCGCGCGGAACTCCGCAAGGCGTTCGAGACCATCAGGCTGATCGAGGCCCATTTCGGCATCGACGTGGCCACGACGCCGGAGCAGCTCACCAAGCTCTACGATTCCATCTTCGAGAAGTTCGACTGCGATGGGAGCGGGACAGTGGATCTGGACGAGTTCAGGGCGGAGATGAAGAAGATCATGCTTGCTATTGCCGATGGGCTGGGGTCGTCCCCTATTCAGATGGCTCTCGAGGACGACGATAATCAGAGTTTGCTTAAAAAGGCTGCGGATCTCGAGGCTTCTAAGCTATCATCCTCCTGA